Genomic DNA from Lactuca sativa cultivar Salinas chromosome 8, Lsat_Salinas_v11, whole genome shotgun sequence:
agtcagcaaatgatgctcaaaaccgaatccttctagcctcctcttgatccttcaagcttttccttccttccttggatcacaaaagcaccaaaatcactccaaaagccttagattgcttcaataacagctagggtttgctatgggggtcttctgggagcaaatgggactaaggaggccgaattaaggtgtttaaatagggtgcaaaccctcagattagggtttttgcccaaatagggtctactcgtcgagtccgggactcgactcgccgagtccacaacttaaactctgcgtctcatcccgcttctactcggcaagttggtccttcaactcaccgagtccaagaccaaatgcaaaatattaaaagatttaataaaaagaacacgtaccaagaaccaggtgctacaaaaggTCCATGACTCAAACTTCGAGTCCAAAACCACGACCAAAATCCAGATCTAGAACTTATAGGATTTAAGGTACCAacataatccataaagttgccaactttttgGATTCCATGCATGCTAAACAACATTACAAGCCATAAAATTCATGGAAACTTAGATCTAGTAAGCAGGGAAAGGAAAGGCATgagcttgaggacttacaaaggtccaaaagctcCTCAACTAGCTAATGATGAAGCCAAAATGCTAACAAACGCACCACCAatgatcttcttcttcctcatagGACTTTAAAGCTTTTAAATCTCTTAAATAGCACCAAAAATGACCAATGACTTCAATGGGGGCTGAGATTAGGGTTTTTAAAGGTCTTGGAGGTGAAGGAGGCTGAGGAGAAGCAACCCTAATCATATCATACCTTTAAATACCCAAAAAAATAAGGTTTTTGGTGCATCAGGTGCCCATTACGTCGTGAGCACTTcatgctcatgtcgtgagcctTAAATGAGcttggtcaacaagtcaacgaTCACTCACCCGGACCACTCCAACTTAAAATGACCATAAcatcttcgtttcaactccgtttttgacgttctttatatccacggaaagatGGAGAGAAGCTCTATACATCTATTAACTTATGCTCACCTTAAAATCTTCTAAACGAaattccaaaattcataaagagcTCGAACTGCCACTTTACCGATATACTCCTTGGCTCCAAGGCACAACCCAAACTCCCGGATCACCTCAATTACATTATCTGTGCCTAATGGGTCTAGATATCTCTTTTCCAAatgccctaagccttatgataacctaTCTTCAAGCCCCCACCCGAATTAGGAAAGTGAttcggaacagggcgttacatGCGGAGCTGTCAAGTGATGGTGGTAACTCAGTCATGAAGTCTTCCAATTGTTTGGGGTTTGACCATATGCGAGTACCATGCCTGATTCCCATTTCTTGACCTGTTTGCACTAGAGTGTTATTATCGCTAGTGGTGACAGGTGCAATGGAGTTTAATGGTTGCAATTCAGTGATTTGTGGGTTTGTCTCTTCATTCCCATATGATTTGTCCATTAGAGCATCAACGTCTTCTTGTACATTATCCAATTCATCAACCAGGTGATCATTTGTTATCACCTTATTTCCTTCATAGTCTTCTCCAAAAGGGAACTTACTTTCAATAAAAGTGACACTACGGGTGATGTGTATTCTTTGATCTTTCAAGTCATAAAATACAAGGTCTCCCTTTCTCATCAAATTTATTGTGTTTTCCCAATGTGTTGTGTGCATAAGCTAAGAAACCCAAAACCCATAGGTGTTTATACGTGGGTGATTTCCCAAGGAGAATTTCATGTGGAGGTTTATTTTGTAGAATTGGTGTTGGCAACTTGTTTATTATATATGTTGCATACAATCACCCTAAAATTCTATTAGAAGAGAAGCTTGGAATCACAATTCTCTTCCCATCTCTAATAAATTTTCGTGCTTTCTTTCTACAACGCCATTTTGTTGTGGCATGTACGGGCATGAGGTTTCTAGTAGTATGTCGTTGTCCTTGTAAAATTCAAACATGAAACTAGTATAACACCCGGTTTCCAAATTGGATCGATTTTGGGCTTCAAGGGGTCAAAGGCATGGTTTTTGAGTAAAACCATGGCTCACGACATGACCATAGAGAGGTCACGACGTGAGTAGTGATCAATAAAAGTCTGGATTTAAACTATGCTCACGATGTGAGTAAtaagagctcacgacgtgagatacGTTGTAGCCCAAGCCCACGATCCTTTAGGTTTTCCTTCGTATTTAAGCTCCATAAACTTCATTTTAGGGCTCCAAAACAACCTCCTTCGTCCCTAACTCAGTAAAACCCTAAACCAAGCTTCTCATCATGATTCTTGAACTTTTGGTGGCTTTGAgaggaagagatcaccatggaagCATAATTTCAACTTCGAAGTTTCATTTGTAATCCTTAGCTACACTTTTGGACCAATGTAAGTAACCAAAATCCAAGCTTTATGTTTCCTCTTTGCTAGATCTAAAGTTTTATGCATATTTATCCATGATCTTGAGAGTTAGAGTGTTGggactccataaagttggcaGCTTTATGGGTCCCTAGGGTCCCTTGATGCTTATATGTCATGGATATGAAGTTTGAAGGATGTTTGAATCCATGCTTGAGAAATTACTtcctttgtaacatcccaaaaatacagataAAATTTCTGATTTTAAGTTCATTAATATCATAAGAAACTGATACCAAAATAGTCAAAAGAGTATAATTGCATCGTGTTATAAGAGTACAAATTCTCAAAATcactaagtgtggaaaaacatagAGTGATGTGGTGCGATCAGGCCTGGCGCTTCCCCTAGGAACTGGAAGTActtaaaacataaattgaaaactataaacacaaagcttagtgagttcccccaaaataccacatactaaatAAACATAGTGCCAAACATATCTGAGTGTTGGccttccccttcggtctatttcaatcggatactgccaaacatatctgggtgctttcctaccccttcagtctatttcaaTTGGATACTATCAAGCAAATATGGATGCTTGCAagccccttcggtctatttcaaccggataccaggtctatttcacccctaccactaacacataaatcataacaaAAATCACAGAATCATCAAGCAAATACAGGCATAACTGACaattgtcacaaagacaatcatcacactaccacataaactagtgggccgaccttggttccttagaccATAGATACTACGAAGGAATTCTCACCTCAAATTGTGGGTATCAAATCACGCTTAACGGAAGACTCGCGAACTCCTCTCCCTATCGCAcaagcataaaaccctaattagaaattaggtcaCATTCTACCCGAgagtccaaaaccctaattcttgacttAAGGCAAAAAGGTCCCTTTACCTTTGACTTACTGAGCCTCCTTTcctccaaggcccaaatccataaaaGAAAACCCAAAAAGGCATCCAATCCCACTATAGGGCctctaaggcccaatatggcccaagaacacctaGCTTGGCCTATGGCCCAAAAATGACCTACTATAATCAGGTGAGCCCAAGGCCGAACTTACTCAAGCCCAAAGCCAAACATCTAAAGAGCCTAAAAGCCTTCTAGGCCCACAGACTGCGTATGCGCAACGTACTTGGCTTACATACCCAACATATGTTGGTGTTGACCATGAGTCGAGGTGTTGACCTAGTACGCACATCGTATACTGCAGTGCACATGGCATACTAGTCTGCCAACCCATTCTCACTTccatgtcttaatccattaagacccaacGTCTAAAACTTAGATCCAGGCCCCTAATAacgtcttaagccataaagttgcaaactttatgcttttgcatgtaAGGATGGGGCTCAAATCATGAATCAAGTCCATAAGCACACTTGGATGGTTCCTAACACTTGCATGattgtggcttaaccatcaagatctgatttttatgactcaaaacaCCTCCAAGAGTCTAAAAGGGCAGCTCATATGGTCTAAAATTGATCATACTCCAAGAATCCAAACTATAGGAACAAAAGATACCATTTTCTACCCTAAACCTAAATCTAAGCTTGTAATGATCAAGGTTTTAGCTTTGTACCTTCAATGGATTAAAACTGGTGacaaacttctggatctacaagctcttcctACATCCTTGCTTCTTTCCAAGCTCCCCTCCCCTTTAAAGTTTAGTTTTgactaaaaaaatgaaaaaaaaaatataaaaccaaGTTTAGTTTTGactaaaaaataaatgaaaataaagaagaaaaaacataaaacaaaGTTTTAGAcatgtggtgtaattttttgCAAACTATAGGGACCAAATTTGAACTTTAAACTCAATTTTAAAATTGATTTTGCAAAAAAAGATAACAAAGTTAACCATGAAACTTGTTAAGAGCAACTCCAACCCACTCATATTCTCCATTATTTCTCGTATTTCTTCTCCAATCATACCCCATTTATTCCCCCATTTTGGgggaaatgaatagtataacaccaTATTTGGTGTTATATTATTCATTTCCCTTAAAATGGAGATGAACTTTGTGTTGTCGATTTTAGTCcatctttttatatatttatatatttctgatttttttatttattaactataatttaaatgtaatatttaatacttataatattgtgttatatattaaattatattaattaattataaatataaagtttgtttttgtttatcaaattcatattaaaatttaaatacatattgaaattttaaaacacgaaaacgtattttacaaaagcttataactaagtgttatatatataatcttatttatttaatattattgtaatgagaaaaatataaattatatatttgttaaaaccaaattaaTAGAAGGGGTGTGTTTGACAATTTATATAAGCTACAAGAACCGAATATACTTTTTGGAGGTAAAAATGGAATAAAAATGGAGCAAGGTTGGAGATGAAACATTACTTACCCTATTTTTTACTTAATTTTTTGGGGGAAAAAATAGAAGTGGGTTGGAGATGGTCTAAATGGAATAGAGTCCTAACTCTACGTCCTATTTGCGGCCAGagccaacaaaaaaaaaacaataagatTTTTTTCTATTACATGTGAAAATGTTGTGGTTTTTATAGTATTTGCTCTaaaaatatttaagaaaaataaataaataaatatactaacggtataatagttttttttatatataacttaTGGAGGAATAGAAAACCCAAACAAACTTGTTGAAAAAAAACCATCAATTCAAAAGTTAAATGGTTTGGATATTTTTTCTCAAAAAATACATATCATTATgaccatttttacaattttgtcaaAATAATATAACGTTTATATGCCAAGTTAACAATTAAAAACTTAAATCCCAAGGTAAATAGGAGTTTTGAAATTCTTGTACTATAACATGAAAAGAATAATAACTTGCTTTTTATGACAACTGTTCAAAACAAATCTTTTATCATAAATTAAAGATCGTTTCGAAATACATATGGATAATATTTACTATACGAATTTGAAAATTCTTGTCGATTTATGTCTAAAATAACATTTCAAATAGAGGAACCATAAATAAACACAAATATTTGAATTTGCACCTCATATTGTAGTTTCAAACTTGataatttaatattaattaaatgtaattaataAATATGATACGTATGTAAATATGCCGTCACTTGCTTAGCAAACAAAGAATTTTCTTTTACCATTTATTTCAAATTAGACAAAATGTATATTCATTTAGATATATGTCTAATGGAGATCATATTGTTAAAGTTAGCAAAAACATATACACATATGGTAGACAAAACACTTTTTCTAGAAAAGGTATTTAGGACAAAGAACACGTGCATAAAATGAAGAAAACAGTTTGTAATCTAATGAGTACATATAATGCATTAATGTGTGTCAACTATTTCCTATACCCAATCCACATCCGAcctgatattattattattattattatttcctcTCGGAAGCTTCGTCGGCGACCAAGCCACCGCCTTCCGTTCACCGATCACGACCGCCGACACCTATAATTTCTCCTCTTCAATGCTCTACGCTCTCTGTTCATATCCCCTGCTGTGCCATTTTTACACTCTCACAGTTTCCTGTATGAATTTCAACTTTCATCCGTATAAAATAAACAGTTATCCAGATGATTTACGCAAGGATTTGAGTGTGATTGTTAATAATTGATACAGGAATTTGATTGTTTTCGTGGAGGCTGACGATATAGAGATTCGTTTATAATGGTGacgcctccttctcctcttcctccatcatcatcatcatcatcatctcttcCGTTGTCAATCGAACCTGAAAACCTAACACTAACCCTGATTCCAGGTCTGCCGGATGATCTATCAGCTTTGATCCTTTCATTTCTTCCGTTTTCTCACCACGCACGCCTTAGATCCACTTGTAAATTATGGAAACAGTTTTTGTCATCGAAAACCCTACTTTCATTTCGGCGTAACCACCTCCATTTTTTCAATTTATCTCATCTTATCTGTATTTTTCCCGAAGACCCTACGATTTCTTCCCCTTACGTATTTGATCCACGAAATCTCGCTTGGTGTCATCTCCCTCCTATGCCATGTAACCCACACGTATACGGTCTCTGTAATTTCACTTCAATTTCTCACGAATCTCACCTGTACGTACTCGGCGGGTCACTTTTTGATACCCGATCGTTTCCGCTTGATCGGCCGTCGCCTTCTTCCTCCGCCTTCCGTTTCGATTTCGCGACACAGAATTGGGAATCTGTTTCTCCTATGCTGCTACCTCGTGGGAGTTTTGCCTGTGCTGCTATCCCCAATTCCGATCGAATCATCGTTGCTGGTGGTGGTTCTAGGCATACAATGTTTGGAGCTGCCGGGAGTAGAATGAGTTCCGTTGAGATGTATGATATTGGTAGAAACGAATGGGTGGCTCTGGATGGGTTGCCTAGGTTTCGAGCTGGTTGTGTTGGGTTTATGGTAGGCGATGAGTTCTGGGTAATGGGTGGATATGGTGAATCAAGAACCGTTTTGGGTGTTTTTCCGGTGGATGAGTATTACAGAGATGCCGTGGTGATGAAGTTCAACAAAGGTGAGATTGGGAAGTGGAGAGAAGTTGGAGATATGTGGGACGAAGGTGAGAGGAGGAGGCTAGGGAGAA
This window encodes:
- the LOC111910902 gene encoding F-box/kelch-repeat protein OR23; this translates as MVTPPSPLPPSSSSSSSLPLSIEPENLTLTLIPGLPDDLSALILSFLPFSHHARLRSTCKLWKQFLSSKTLLSFRRNHLHFFNLSHLICIFPEDPTISSPYVFDPRNLAWCHLPPMPCNPHVYGLCNFTSISHESHLYVLGGSLFDTRSFPLDRPSPSSSAFRFDFATQNWESVSPMLLPRGSFACAAIPNSDRIIVAGGGSRHTMFGAAGSRMSSVEMYDIGRNEWVALDGLPRFRAGCVGFMVGDEFWVMGGYGESRTVLGVFPVDEYYRDAVVMKFNKGEIGKWREVGDMWDEGERRRLGRIAVIEDINGGSPSVFMLDKADIFRYDMDCNRWKKETSIPKKLSDESSVGFVALNGELHVMGSVIVSDSTENRKSRQNKRSASLFLQIYHPQKMIWRTLITKPPFQQTLDFKTAVMCTIRL